In the genome of Candidatus Omnitrophota bacterium, the window AACCTTTGTCAAGGAAATTTCCTCCCGCATGGCCTGCGCCGGCCTAGACCGCCTCCACTTTCTCTATTTCAGGCACGGCTTCTTTTATCGCGCGCTGGACGCCCATCTGGAGCGTCATCTGCGACATCGGGCAACAGCCGCATGCGCCGGTCAGTTTTACTTTGACGACTTTCCCGACGACATCGA includes:
- a CDS encoding NifU family protein; translation: MKPKVQEALNKIRPMLQADGGDIELVDVVGKVVKVKLTGACGCCPMSQMTLQMGVQRAIKEAVPEIEKVEAV